ACCATCACCGCCTCGGCCTCTATCCCTCCCACTCCCCATCCTGCTACTCCCAGTCCGTTGATCTGGGTCGTATGGGAGTCGGTTCCGAAGCATGAATCCGGATATGCGGTCTTACCTGTGCAGCCGTCCTTGACATGTACTACCGGTGAAAGATACTCGAGGTTCACCTGGTGGCATATTCCGTTTCCGGGAGGGACCACGCGGAAGTTCCTGAACGAGCCCTGGGCCCATTTGAACAAAGCGTACCTCTCTTTATTTCTGTCGAACTCGAGCTCTTCGTTGAGGTCCTGTGCGTCAGGTCTGCCCGCATAATCGGTCTGTACGGAATGGTCGATGACCAGATCCACCGGGACAAGCGGGTCTATGATCGACCCATCGAATCCCAAACCGTCCACGGCGGCCCTCATGGACGCCAGGTCGGCGACGGCCGCGCCTCCAGTAAGGTCCTGCAAAAGGACCCTGGCAGGTATCCACGGTATCTCGTCGTCCGAATTCTCTTTCGGATTCCAAGACGCGGCCGCGACCACGTCCTTGTCGGTGATAAGTTTGCCGTCCCGCTGTCTGAGCATGGATTCGACTATGATTTTGATCGAATAGGGCATCTTGGAGAGGTCTTTGATTATCCCCTTCTCTTCAAGTTCCCTGAGGCTGTATATGTCGATCCTACCTTCATCGGTATCGATTGTTCTGATGCATTTCCCGACCTCAGTCATGCTTTATCTCCTGACACCCTTTAGTCGTGTGTAATATAATAAACTTCGAGTTTAGGTTCAGTGCATCATTCTTCGGGATTCTTCGTCAACTCGGACATGTTCTCAGCTCTCATGCACGTCGCACGATAATCCCTACATAAGGCTTACAAGACGAGCGTTTTGTCAAATAAAAGGTGCAGCAAAGGAATGATAAAAGAGTGCGGATAGTAAAATGCCATCGTATGTGCGCACAGCAGGCCTGCCGGGTTTGAAATATCCGTAAACCGTCGCGACCGGTATGGGATTGGACGCGGAGGTCCTTACTTGGATACACGGTAACATGTCCGGCGGAGCCATGGACACGGTCATGAAGTACGTCTCCTGCTCGGGAGACTACGCCGCAGTCTGGATGATCATATCTGCCGCCCTGCTTATTTATAAACCGACGAGGGAGGTCGGCGCCGTTATGGCCGTAGCCGTTCTGCTGGGGCTGGTGCTGAACGATCTCATGATAAAGCCGCTGATCGAAAGGCCGAGGCCGTTCATCGAGGACCCATCGCTGCTGCTCATAATAGATCCTCCCGGCGGCCATTCGTTCGCCTCCGGCCATACGGTCAGGGCGTTCGCCGCGGCGTTCGCCCTGTTCATATACGACAAAAAGTGGGGAACGGTTCTTTTGGCATATGCCTCGCTGATAGGATTCTCAAGGGTGTATCTTATGGTGCACTACCCTTCGGATGTCATAATGGGGGCCCTGATAGGGATAATATGCGCCGTGGCCGCCTACAAAATCGTTGAATATTTTAAGAAAAAGTATGGATGCCCCGGCACTGATGCCGGGGAATGATGTTTATTCCTTGTCCCACTCTTCGAAGAGCTGGGCGATGCCCCTTTTGGCTATGGACCAGGAAGGGACCCCTCCGGTGAGCACAGCTACGTTCACGGCCTCGAGGATCTCCTCTCTCGTAGCTCCGTAGTTTTTGGCAACTTTCGCCTGGGGGTAGACGCAGTCCTCGCATGACCTTATACAGATGCACGCAAGGGCGATGAGCCTCTTGGTCTTCTTGTCTAGCGCACCGTCTTCAAGGATGATCTTGTCCATTTCGTGGATCAGTTTTATCATCTCCGGGTCCAGATCCTTTATGGCCTTCAGGGTCCTGGGTGCGAATCCGCCCATGTTGTCATACATATCGCAGAACTTCTTGCCGCTCATATCACATTCAGAGTCTTTTTTGCATGGCATAGGTGCAAAACAATATGACGGGATAATAAACCATCGCAGTAACGGCCTATCGGTGATTTCAATAACCGAATGACATGCCGTCGCAATTCATGGTCGATGGGCCCGGGCCGTCATTGCGGCAAACTGTTCCCGTACTCCCATTTGAGCATCTCATCTTCGACGATATCTCTCATCACGTCGAAGCTTTCTCTGCTGTTCGCCGCGATCATCGATCCTTCTTCATCATAAGACTCGGGACCATGCACCGAACCGCACACGCCTCCCGCCTCCCTCACGATAAGGGCGCCGGCGGCAAGGTCCCAGGGCTGCAACGCCGCTTCGAAATAGATATCTATCCTTCCTTCGGCGAGCAACGAAAGCTCGTACGCAGCCGTGCCGAAACGCCGTATATCCTCACAAAGGGGCAGGATGCGTTCCGAGATCCTGAAGCACATCGGCGATCTCTCCTTCTTATAGGCGCTCCACGACGTGCAGAACATCGAGTTCGCCAACGGCCTGTCGGAAACACGGATCTCCATGCCGTTAACGGATGCGCCCTTTCCCTTCTCGGCGCAGAACATCTCGTCCGTATAAGGCTGATAGACGATTCCGGCGACCGTTTCGCCCTTCTTACGCAGAGCTATCGAGACCGTGCTTACTCTCAGATCCCTGGCGTAGTTCGCTGTGCCGTCTATCGGATCGACTATCCAGATGCAGTCGCCATCCCCGCTTCTGCCGTCCTCTTCGCCTATGAAGGACGAGTCGGGGATCAATTCCGTGAGGCGTTTCCTCAGGAACCTCTCGACCTTGAAGTCGGCGGTGGTGGCCAGATTCTCCCTGGTGCCTTTGGCATGCACCATAAGACCTCTGCGGTCCAGCATTATCTTTCCCGCTTCCTTGGCCGCTTCCTTGAGTCCGTCCATCGTGCCCATGCGACCGCCTAATGATTATTTCATTCTACCTTTGAAACCCTTTTAATCACATAGATAGGTACGCGCACGATGAGAGACGAAGAGTGGGAGGCGCTGGTAAACAAACTTACCCTGGTCCAGCATGAACTTTACAGCGAAAGGATACCCGCGCTCATCGTCCTCGAAGGGTGCAGCGGAAGAGTGATCGGAAGAATCGCAGGCGATCTTCTGGACAAACTCGAACCTAGGGGCGTCAGATATGCCCATTTCGACCCGGAAAAGCTTTCGAGCCCAAAGGCGCTTCTAGGTTTCCTTGCGTCGACCCCGGGCAAAGGAAAGCTCGGGATATTCGACCGCGGATGGTATTCGTTCATAGCGGAAAACCTCGAGAAAATAACGGGCGAGGAACTGGACCGCATGATATACGAGGCCAATACGTTCGAGAGGTATCTGATAGACAACGGAGTGGTCATAGTCAAGATATTCCTCAAAGCCGAAGCCGGAGAGGTGGACGTATTATCTGAG
The DNA window shown above is from Methanomassiliicoccaceae archaeon and carries:
- a CDS encoding carboxymuconolactone decarboxylase family protein, with product MPCKKDSECDMSGKKFCDMYDNMGGFAPRTLKAIKDLDPEMIKLIHEMDKIILEDGALDKKTKRLIALACICIRSCEDCVYPQAKVAKNYGATREEILEAVNVAVLTGGVPSWSIAKRGIAQLFEEWDKE
- a CDS encoding phosphatase PAP2 family protein codes for the protein MGLDAEVLTWIHGNMSGGAMDTVMKYVSCSGDYAAVWMIISAALLIYKPTREVGAVMAVAVLLGLVLNDLMIKPLIERPRPFIEDPSLLLIIDPPGGHSFASGHTVRAFAAAFALFIYDKKWGTVLLAYASLIGFSRVYLMVHYPSDVIMGALIGIICAVAAYKIVEYFKKKYGCPGTDAGE
- a CDS encoding inositol monophosphatase family protein, whose product is MGTMDGLKEAAKEAGKIMLDRRGLMVHAKGTRENLATTADFKVERFLRKRLTELIPDSSFIGEEDGRSGDGDCIWIVDPIDGTANYARDLRVSTVSIALRKKGETVAGIVYQPYTDEMFCAEKGKGASVNGMEIRVSDRPLANSMFCTSWSAYKKERSPMCFRISERILPLCEDIRRFGTAAYELSLLAEGRIDIYFEAALQPWDLAAGALIVREAGGVCGSVHGPESYDEEGSMIAANSRESFDVMRDIVEDEMLKWEYGNSLPQ